The Microlunatus soli genome contains the following window.
TGCCGAGGCCGACTTCATCGGCGTCGTCGACCTGGTCCGGATGAAGGCCCTGACCTGGCGTGGCGAGACCAAGATCGGCGAGGACTACGACGTCGAGGACATCCCGGCCGATCTGCAGGACAAGGCCGACACCGCCCGCGCCGAGCTGATCGAGACCGTCGCCGAGCACGACGACGAACTGATGGAGATCTACCTGGAGGGCGAGGAGCCGACCGAGGAGCAGCTGCGGGGAGCCATCCGACGCGCCGTGCTGTCCAGCTCGCTGACCGCCGTGCTCTGTGGCACCGCGTTCAAGAACAAGGGTGTGCAGCCGCTGCTGGACGCCGTGCTGGCCTACCTGCCGTCGCCGCTCGACGTGCCGGCCATCGAGGGCTTCAAGCCCGGCGATGAGTCTCAGCAGATCGAGCGTCACCCCGACGAGAACGAGCCGCTCTCGGCGCTGGCCTTCAAGATCGCCGCCGACCCGCACCTGGGCAAGCTGACCTACGTCCGGGTGTACTCCGGCGTGCTCGCAGCAGGTACGCAGGTGCTGAACTCGACCAAGCAGCGCAAGGAGCGCATCGGCAAGGTCTACCGGATGCACTCCAACAAGCGCGAGGAGATCGACAGCGTCAGCGCCGGCGACATCGTCGCGGTGATGGGCCTGAAGGACACCACCACCGGTGAGACCCTGTCCGATCCGAACAGCCCGGTCGTGCTGGAGTCGATGGACTTCCCGGCACCGGTGATCGAGCAGGCCATCGAGCCGAAGACCAAGTCCGACCAGGAGAAGCTCTCCAACGCCATCCAGCGGTTGGCCGAGGAGGACCCGACCTTCCGGGTGCACACCGACGAGGAGACCGGTCAGACCATCATCGCCGGCATGGGCGAGCTGCATCTGGATGTGCTGATCGACCGGATGAAGCGCGAGTTCAAGGTCGAGGCCAACATCGGCAAGCCGCAGGTCTCCTACCGCGAGACCCTGCGTCGCCCGGTGGAGAAGGTCGAGTACACCCACAAGAAGCAGTCCGGTGGCTCGGGTCAGTACGCCCGGGTGATCATCAACCTGGAGCCGCAGGAAGCGGGTACGGGCTACGAGTTCGTCAACGCCGTCACCGGTGGCCGGATCCCCAAGGAGTACATCCCTTCGGTGGACGCCGGCATCCAGGAGGCCATGCAGTTCGGCGTGCTGGCCGGGTTCCCGGTGGAGGACATCAAGGTCACCCTGACCGACGGTGCCTACCACGACGTCGACTCCTCCGAACTGGCGTTCAAGATCGCCGGCTCGATGATCTTCAAGGAAGCCGCTCGGCGTGCCGATCCGGCCATCCTGGAGCCGATGATGCGGGTCGAGGTGACCACTCCGGAGGACTACCTCGGTACCGTGATCGGTGACCTGAACGCCCGCCGCGGCCAGGTCCAGTCGATGGACGACGAGCACGGCAACAAGGTGGTCGTGGCGCTGGTCCCGCTGTCGGAGATGTTCGGCTACGTCGGTGACCTGCGGTCCAAGACCTCCGGTCAGGCGTCGTACTCGATGGAGTTCGATTCCTACGCCGAGACGCCGCGGAACATCTCCGACGAGATCGTCGCGAAGTCCCGCGGAGAGTGAGCGTCGGCGTGCCTCGGCACGCCCCGCTCAGCCAGCAACAACATCCTTCCGACCCCAACCGGTTTGACGCACGGGGCTGGTTGGACAAAACTTAGGCCGGATTGCCCCACTCAGGCTTGCCAACCGGGGTCCGGGTAAGAGCAGATCAAGAACCAACGAGGTTCGCCACGCGACCAGCGTGGCGACACAGCAAGTAAGGAGCCCCAGTGGCCAAGGCCAAGTTCGAGCGGACCAAGCCGCACGTCAACATCGGCACCATCGGGCATATCGACCACGGCAAGACCACTCTGACCGCGGCGATCTCGAAGGTGCTCCACGACAAGGACCCGGCGCTCAACCCGAGCACCGAAGCGTTCGACCAGATCGACAAGGCGCCGGAAGAGCGGCAGCGCGGTATCACGATCTCGATCGCGCACATCGAGTACCAGACCGACAACCGGCACTACGCCCACGTCGACTGCCCCGGCCACGCCGACTACGTGAAGAACATGATCACGGGTGCGGCGCAGATGGACGGTGCGATCCTGGTCGTCGCCGCCACCGACGGTCCGATGCCGCAGACCCACGAGCACGTGCTGCTGGCCCGCCAGGTCGGCGTGCCGGCCATGGTGGTCGCCCTGAACAAGTGCGACATGGTCGACGACGAGGAGATCCTGGAGCTGGTCGAGCTCGAGGTTCGCGAGCTGCTCAGCGCCCAGGAGTTCGACGGCGACAACTGCCCGGTGATCAAGGTCGCCGCGTTCCCGGCCCTCAACGGTGACGAGAAGTGGACCAAGTCCATCCTCGAGCTGATGGATGCCGTCGACGAGTACATCCCGGAGCCGTCGCGTGACACCGACAAGCCGTTCCTGATGCCGATCGAGGACGTCGTCACGATCACCGGTCGTGGCACCGTCGTCACCGGTCTGGTCGACCGTGGCGTGCTGAAGGTCAACGAAGAGGTCGAGATCGTCGGCATCACCGACAGCTTCAAGACCACCGTCACCTCCATGGAGGTCTTCCGCAAGACCCTGGATCAGGCTCAGGCCGGCGACAACGCCGCACTGCTGCTCCGTGGCACCAAGCGTGAGGCCGTCGAGCGTGGCCAGGTCGTCACCAAGCCGGGTTCGGTTACCCCGCACACCGACTTCGAGGCGCAGGTCTACGTCCTGAACAAGGAGGAGGGCGGCCGTCACACGCCGTTCTTCAACAACTACCGTCCGCAGTTCTACTTCCGGACCACCGACGTCACCGGCGTCGTTGAGCTCCCGGAGGGCACCGAAATGGTGATGCCGGGCGACAACACCACCATGACCGCTCAGCTGATCAAGCCGATCGCCATGGAAGAGGGTCTGAAGTTCGCCATCCGTGAAGGCGGTCGTACCGTCGGCGCGGGTCGCGTCACGAAGATCATCAAGTGAGCAAGAGCTCAACGATCATCAAGTGATCATCTGATCACACACGTTCGACGGCCCGGATCGGTATACCCGATCCGGGCCGTTGGCGTTCGATGGATTGCCGACATCCAAACACGCCGTACGGCGCCGCGACCGTCCGCATCGGACATGATTGATAATGTCCTGATGCGGACAGGAGTTGCCGCAGTAATTCGCTTCAGTACGTCGATAGAGGCGAATCCTTATCCATGAACTCTTGCGGAATTCCCGCATTCTCCTAAGGTGAGTTCGTGACCGTGAGATCCCACTCGGGTGAGCCCGACCCTGGTCGCGGCGAGCCTGCCAGGGACCCGCGATTTCTCGGCTACCTGGCGGGCGCGGCACTCGCCGACGTGGGTGATCAGGCCTGGATCGTCATCCTGGCCTACGCAGCCGCGCAGACCGGTGATCCGCTGACCGCGACCCTGACGGTTGCCGCCGGGACCGTGCCGCGAGCGATCCTCGATCTGGTCGGCGGAGCGGTAGCGGATCGACTGCCAACCCAGCGATTGCTCGCCCTCGCCGCGGCGGGCCGGGTGCTGGTTCTGCTGCTCGGCCTGCTCTTCCTGGCGCAGGCACCGCAGAACACGATCTGGATCATGGCCGGGGTCGCGATCTTCTTCGGAGCTGCCGACGCTTTGCACAAGCCGGCGATCGCGACGCTGCCACGCCAGCTCGTCCCGGTCGGTCAGTTGGTGAAGGCGATCGGCTATCGACAGCTGGCCGGCCGGACCGCGCTGCTGGTCGGTCCGGCCGTCGCCGGTGTGGTGCTGTCCGCTTGGGCGCTGCCCGGATCGATCGCCGGACTCGTCGTGCTGTTCGCGGCCGCAGCAGTGCTGCTGGCGGTCATCCGGACCCGCTATCAGCGGGAGCGTGCGCCCCGACAATCGGTGATCGCGGCCACCCGGCAGGTGATCGACTATCTGCGCGTCGACGAGTCCGCACGGGCTCTCAACTTCACCATGATCGGGCTCAACTTCTTCGTGACACCGGTGGTCAATGCCGGCGTGGCACTACGAGCGCATTCGCTCGGTTGGGGGCCGCACACGCTCGGTCTGCTGATCGCCGGCATCGGGGTCGGGGCGGTCATCGGAACACTGATCGCGCTCCGTCTGAAGCCGACCTATCCGATGAGATTCGCGCTGATCATGCTGATCGGCCAGGGCGCCGGCATCGCGCTGTCCGGGGTGTTGCCGCTGGTCGGCTCGGCGATCGCACTCTGCTTCGTCGGATTCACTGCCGGGATCTCCTCACCGATGCTCGGCGGCACCACGCAGGCGATCATCAAGGAGAGCTATCTGGGCCGCATCTATGCGCTGCAGGGTCTGGCAGACGACGCGCTGATCCCGTTCGCGTTGATCGGCTACGGAGCGATGGCCGGGTGGATCGGCGTCACCCCGACCACCGTGATCTGCGGGCTCGCGATGGCCGCGTTGATGGCGGTCAGTCTGCTGCGCCGGCCGTTGCGCAATCTGCGGATCGACCTGTCGACGACAGCGCGGAGCGCCGACGCCGACGACCAGCCCACGGGCGCCCAGACGGCGGCCGACCGGGCCGATCAGGAACGGTCCGCCGACCCAGCGACCGACGACGATCGGCCGGCCGACGCGGACGACGCCGGGCCGCGGGACGGCCAGCCCGGTCCGGCCGCGCGAGTGCCCGAGCAGCAGGACGCCGTGCCCAGCGAGGCGTTCGACACCGTTCGGAACGGGGAGCCGGGGCCCAGGCACGGTGGCAAGACCTCCGGCATCTCGGGTCTGCCGCGGCATGCCGCCGCCGGGGCGGTGGCCGCCGATCAGCGACGTTCGAGCAAGGCGACCGGATAGCGATCGAGGATCCGCTCGACCGCCGTCGTCGCCGTGTGGGTGGTCCCGGTCAACAGGTCCAGCCAGCGCCCCGGCGGTAGCTGGACGGTGGTGTCGCCCCAGACCTGGGGCAGCATCCGCGACCGCAGGGTGTACGGCAACCGGGTCGCAATACTGAGCAGCGGGCCGCGATCGAAGGCGATCAGATGGGACGCGGCCGGACCGGTCGCGAGCACCGGCCGATAGTCGTCCAGCAGCAACCGCTGCCGAGCCCGCAGGGCGCGGCTGGTCACCCACAGCTTCAGTCCGTCCCGGTCGTCGGCAGCCGGACCCGCGGAATGCTCCAACTCCGCCAGCCGCTTCCGACGAGCAACGAAGTCGACCGGCCGCCGGTTGTCCGGATCGACCAGCGAGTCGTCGAAGAACTCGGTGCCCTGATAGACGTCCGGGACACCGGGAGCGGTCAGCTGGATCAGCTTCTGACCGACGGCGACGGTGGCTGCTGCCGGCCCGATGAGTGCCCGGAACTCCGCGACCGTGGCGGCCAGCTCGGGGTCGTCGTAGACCTGATCCAGGGCATGGTGGACGGCCCGTTCGGCCTCGTCGTCTGGGTCGAGCCAGGTGCTGATCGTCGCGGCCTCCCGGATCGCCTTCTCCGCATAGCCGTGCAGGCGATCCCGGTCGATCGGGCCGACCGCGGCGACGGTCTGCCAGAGCAGCTGGGCCAGCGCCGGATCGGGCATCGGGCAGCGGTGCATCAGGCGGTCGGCGACGGCCTGCCACCGGTCGGGAAGCTCGGCCAGCACAGACACCGCGGCCCGGACATCCTCCGACCGCTTGGTGTCGTGAGTGGACAGCGTCGTCATGGTGGCCGGCCAGTCCCGCAGGCGTCGACCGGCCGCGGCGTGGAAGTCTTCCACCGACATCCCGAATCGTCCCGGATCGCCGCCGACCTCATTGCTGCTGATCAACCGGTTGTAGCGATAGAACGCGGTGTCCTCGACACCCTTGGCCATCACCGCTCCGGTGAGCTGGCCAAACCGGACGGCCAACTCGTCCTCGGCATCGGTCAGTCGGGGCTGCAGCGCATCCGCCGTTGCTGCCAGCTCGGGCCGTTCGGCCCGAAGTTGATCAAGGACCGTGGTGATCCGGCGAGCGTCGCCCGGCAGGTAGGCCCGATAGACGTCCAGCCGTACGGCAGCGGCCGCGATCAGCTCGGCGGCGCCGGGCTGCGCCGGAGCCAGTGCGGCGATCCGCCGCAGCTCGGAGCCGAACAGGTCGGCCAGCGCCTGGGTCTTGCCCTCCCGGACATGATCATCTTCGGTTCGTCGATCGCCGCTCAGTCGTCGATACACCTCGGTCATCGGCTGCTCGGCGGACGGCTCGACGAACACGGCGGCGATCTCGTTCAACGCGTCATAGCCGGTGCTGCCGGCCACCGGCCAGTCCGGCAGCTCCTCACCGGGCTCCAAGATCTTTTCCACCACGATCCAGCTGTCCGGAGCGAGCGCTCGCAACCGGTCCAGGTAACCGCCGGGGTCGGCCAGCCCGTCGGGATGGTCGACCCGCAGCCCGATCACGCCGTCGGCGACCAGCTGCCGGATCCGGGTGTGCGTGGCGTCGAACACCGACCGATCCTCGACCCGGACGGCGGCCAACGTGTTCACCGCGAAGAACCGGCGGTAGCCGAGCTCGGTGCCGGCCAGCCGGAAGGACCCCAGCCGGTAGTGCTGACGATCATGCACCTCCCGGGCGGTGCCGCCGTCGGTGCCGGGCGCGATCGGGAACCGGTGCTCCCAGTAGCAGAGCAGCCCGTCCTCGATCCGCAGCCGACCGAGTTCGGCCGGATCCTCCCCGAGGACCGGCAGCAACAGCTTGTCCGCCGACCAGTCGATGTCGAACCAGTCGGCGTAGACGGAGTCCCGGCCGTAGGTCAACACGTCCCACCAGGCCGGATTCTGCTCGGCGACCGCAACCCCCAGGTGGTTCGGCACGATGTCGACCACCACCCCCAGGTCGGCCGCGGTCGCAGCAGCGAGGAACCGTCGCAGCCCCGGCTCGCCGCCACGCTGTGGATCGATCCGGGTCGGATCGGTGACGTCATAGCCGTGGTCGGAGCCGACCGTCGAGGTGAGCAGCGGCGACAGGTAGACCGCGTCGACGCCGAGCTCGACGAGGTAGTCCAGCAACGCGGTCGCGTCGTCCAGGGTGAAGTCGGGCCGGATCTGCAGCCGGTAGGTCGACCGGGGTGCCGTGTTGCCAGCGATACGGGTCACAGCGGTGACCTTACGGCAAGCGCCGACGGCTATAACAAAGATTTCTGGCTTGCGTTCGTAAGTTCAATTGTTACGATTCTCGGGTGGATGGTGCCGAACGACGATCGAGGATCCTGACCACCCTGGAAGGTCGCGAACGGGTCGGGGTCGCTGACCTGGCTGTCGAACTGAACGCCTCGGAGGTCACGATCCGTAAGGATCTGGACGATCTGGCGGCGGCCGGTGCACTGCGCCGGGTGCGCGGCGGGGCGGTCAGCGCCGCCCGGCGTGGCTTGACCGCGCCGTTCGTGGTCCGGGAGCGGGAGGCCTATCCGGAGAAGGAACGGATCGCCCGGGCTGCCGCCGAGCTGATCGGGGACGGCGAGGCGGTGCTGCTGGACAGCGGTACCACCGGACTGCAGACCGCGATCGCGCTCGCCGATCACGCCATCACCCTGATGCCGCTGTCGGCGCGGGAGATCGCCGCGCTGGTCGACGCGCCGGGTGTGGCGTTGGTGCTGCCGGGAGGGCCGGTCCGTCCGGTCGAGTTGGCCTTCAACGGAGCCGTCGCCGAGCGTGGGGTGGCGATGATGCGTTTCGACACCTTCTTGTTGACCCCGTGCGCGATCACCGCCGAGCACGGCGTCACTGCCTACGACGTGGACGACGCGACGATCAAACGGACCGGCATCGATGCCGCCAACCGGGTGATCGCGCTGGCCGAAGGGCGCAAGCTGGCCCGTACCGCGATGGCCGCGGTCTGCGAGCCGGGGGAGATCGACATCCTGATCACCGACCGGGACGCCCCGGTCGCGGCCACCGACGCACTCGTCGAGTTGGGGATCGAGGTCGTCCGTGTCTGAGGCGCTGACCGCGACCCGGCCGTCCCGACGGCTGCGTCGCAGTCGGGTCACCGTGACCGCGGTGTTCGCCACCCAGGGCATGTTGTTCGCCTCCTGGACGGCGCACATCCCGTTGGTGGCCGGACGGCTGCGACTGGACGACGGGACGCTCGGCACCGCGCTGCTCGGCGCCCCGCTCGGATCGGTGCTGGCGATGATCATCGTCGGCTGGTTGCTGCCCAGACTGGGCAGTGCGGTGCTGGTCCGGGCGACGTTGATCGGCTATCTGGTGAGTGGCTGTGCGATCGGGTTGGCCGACAATGCGGTCGGCCTGTTCGTCGCGCTCGCCGTCTGGGGCTTCTTCCAGGGCTCACTCGATGTCGCGATGAACACCCAGGGTGTCAGTGTCGAACGTGGCTACGGCAGGCCGTTGATGTCGGGGCTGCACGGCGCGTGGAGCATCGGTGGGTTGCTCGGTGCACTGATCGGCACCTCCGCCGTCGCTGCCGGGATCGACCTGCTGCCGCAGTTGATCATCGTCGGTGCGGTCCTGCTGGTGACCAATCTGGTGCTGACCCGGTCGATGCTGGCAGACCGCAACGATCGCGGCGATCATGGTACGAAGCCCGGACGTCGGCGGGTCTTCTCCCGGGTGGTGCTGATCCTGGGCGGCGTATCGATGGCCTGCATGCTGTGTGAGGGTGCAGCGGCGGACTGGTCGGCGAAGTATCTGCACGGCAACCTGGGCGCACCGGCCGGTGTCTCCGGCCTGGCCTACGCCGGCTACCTGGCCGCGATGGTGGTGGTCCGGCTGACCGGTGACTGGCTGCTGCGCCGCTATCGGGCTCGTACGGTATTGCCGGTGCTCGCTGCCGCATCGACGGTCGGGATGACTGTCGCGTTGCTGGTCGGTCAGCCGGCCGTCGCGGTGATCGGCTTCGCGGTCCTCGGCCTCGGACTGGCATCGGTGGTTCCGGCCGCCTTCACCGCGGCCGGCCGGCTCTCCGGCGGCAACGCCGGCGGAGCGATCGCCACGGTCTCGGCACTCGGCTGGGCCGGCTTCATGTTCGGTCCCGCGGCGATCGGCCACCTCGCCGATCTCGTCTCGCTGCCCGTCGCCCTGGGCATCATCCCGGTCCTCACCGCGGTGATCGCCTGTGGCGTCCGGTTCACCGCAGCCTTCCGTGAGCCCGATCCGGAAACCGGGCCCCGGTGATCACGGCACGGTCTGCAGTCGGGACAGACTGCGCCGCCGCAGCACCGTCCAGCAGGCGATCGCGAGCCCGGCCGTGCCGGCCGCGACGAACAAGGTCCAGTCCTCGGCGAGGACGCTGAGCCTGCCGCCGGCGGTCGTTCCGAGGGCGCTGCCGCCGAGACCCGCGGCGATCATGGCGGTGTAGGACTGTCCGAGGAAGGCGGGCCGGGCGACGTCATCGAGCAGGGCGGAGTTCGCCACCCCTGCCGGCGCCTGGACCGCTCCACCGGCGGTCATCGCCGGGAACATCGCCCACGGGTGCCCGCTCAGCAGTGCCAGGACGCCGTTGATCACCGCACCACCGATCTGGCAGATGATCAACTGCGTCCCGAGTGCGATCCGCCAGACCCTGCTGCCGTAGACGATGCCGGCGACGATGTCACCGACCGACGAGGCTGCGAACAGCAAGCCGGCCAGGTACGTGACGTGGTGGGTGAGTGCGACGGCCGGCACGGCGACCGAGGTCAGACCGCCGACCAGGCCGGCGCCGAAACTCGCGCCCAGCACGGTGATCATGCCCGATGTCAGGAGTCCCGGCAGTCGGACGCCGCGGTGCTCCTCCGCGGGCGCCGGTCGCCAGTGTCGGGACCGGGCAGTGCCGGCGAACACCAGCCCGCCCACCGTCGCCGCGACCGCCGCCGTCAGGACGGCGGCGGCCGGACCGGACAACACGACCAGGCCGGAGACCACCATCGGACCGCTGATCATGGCGACGTTGAACTGGGTGCCGAGCAGTGCGTAGGCCGACCGGCGGTCACCCGGCGCCGACACCATGACCGGGATCAGCACCCGCATACAGGTGATCACCGCCGGGATCGCGACCCCGGAGAGATAGCTCAGCATGATCAACACCGGTGCCGGTGCGTGCCCGACCGCAGCGAGCGTCAGGCCGCCGAGTGCCAGGCCCGCGGTCGGCCCGGCGGCGAGCAGTACGACCGTCTGGCCGTACCGATCGAGCAGCCTGCCCTGCACCAGCAGGCCGCAGGCATTGCCGACGGACAGCGCACCACTCACCAGACCGGCCTGCGCCATCGATCCCGACGAGGTACGGATCAGCAGCAGCACGCTGAGACCCAGCATGCTGATCGGGAACGAACCGAGGAATGTCGCGCCGTAGCCGATCAGGGCGCCGGGCAGACGGAGTACACGTACATAAGGGCGGAACACGTCCTCACCTCCGAGGGTGTGTAGCCCGCCCATCGCGTCCTCGCCACGCAGCCGTCGGGACGCGATATCTCCCTGAACTATTCGGTTGGTGAGCCAGAGATTACCAGCAAGCCGAGGCGGTCCTGCCCGGCGAATCGGTCAGTCGCGGACGCCGAAGGTGCGGGTGCTGGCGTCGAAGACGGCATGCTCGGTGCCGAAGACATCGGCGATCAGCCCCTGATCGATCAGCTCCTGCGCGGTGCCCGAGGTCAGTCGATGATCATGGATCAGCCAGAGCCGGTCGGCCATCCGCAGCGCCAGCTCGACCTCGTGGGTGGAGATCAACACGGTGATCATCCGGGTTCGCGCGATCCGGTGCAGTAGCGACATCAGATCGACGCGGGCGCCGACGTCGAGGAAGGCGCTCGGCTCGTCCAGGATCAGCACATCCGGTTCGGTGACCAGAGCCCGCGCCAGCAACAGCCGCTGGCGTTGTCCGTCGGACAGCTCGGCGAAGCGCTGACCGGCGGGCTCGGTGGCGTGGAGATCGGCCAGCACCCCGTCGATCAGCCGATGATCATCGGCGCCCAGCCGACTGACCAGACCGAGATAGGGATGTCGACCGAGCTCGACAACCTCACGCCCCGTCAGCAGCCCGGCGTCCACCCGTTCGGTCAGCACCACCGCGGTCCGACGGGCCCGCTCCCGGGCCGGCATCCGGAGCAGGTCATGCTCGACGCCCGCAGGGTCCCGCCAGCCGACGCTGCCGGACAACAGCGGCTGCAGTCCGGCGACCGAGCGCAACAGGGTCGACTTGCCCGCACCGTTGGGTCCCAGCAGTGCCGTCACCTGCCCGGCCCGCGCCGTCGCATCGACGTCGTCGACCACGATCCGGTCCGGGCTGCGACGCCACCGCAGGCCGGCCCGATGCGGATGCCGATAGCCGGCCCGCAGGCCGGTGAGCCTCAGCCGGGAAACGCCGGCCGCGGACGTGGAGTCGATCATCAGACCGCTCCTGCCGACAGCCGCCGGGAGCGGAGCAGGACGATGATCACCACGGGAGCGCCGACCAGTGCCGAGGTCACGTTGATCGGCAACACCGCGTCCTCGCCGGGCAGCTGGGCAACGATCGAACACAGGCTCGAGGTGACGATCCCGACCAGGATCGAGGCCGGCATCAGCAGCCGGTGGTCCGAGCTGCCGATCGCCAGCCGGGCCAGATGTGGCACGGCGATCCCGAGGAACGCGATCGGGCCGCAGTACGCTGTGACCGCGCCGGCGATGACGGCCGTGGCCACCATGGCGACGATCCGGACCCCGACCACCGGCACGCCCAGTGATCGGGCGTACAACTCGCCGAGCAGCAACGCGTTCAACGATCGGGCCAGCACCGCCGACAGCACGATCGCGCCGGTGATCACCGGCACCAGGATCAGCAGGTCGCCGCGGGTCACCCCGCCGTACGATCCGAGTCCCCAGACCACGTAGCGCTGCAGTCGGGTCGGGTCGGCGAAGGCCAACAGTAACGAGGTGATCGCACCGACCGCCGAGGACAGCATCACGCCGGTGATCAACAACGTGATCACCGATCGGACCCAGCGGCCCAGCAGCAAGATCAACAGCAGCACGGCCGCTGAACCGACTGCCGCGGCGGCGGCGACGGCGAGCCGGGAACCTCCGACCAGACTGACGAAACCGCCGGTCAGGGTCCCGCTGCCGAGGGTGACCAGGGCGACGCCGAGCGATGCCCCGGAGGAGACCCCGAGGATGTACGGGTCGGCCAGTGGGTTGGCGAACAGGGTCTGCATCAGCAACCCGGCGATGCCCAGCCCGGCGCCGACGGTCGCCGCGGTGATCACTCGCGGCAGCCTGATCTGGCCGAGCAGCACGGCGGTGGAGGGATCGTCGGTCCGGCCGGTGAAGGTGAAGCCGAGCAGATCGTGCCAGCCGATCCGGACCGACCCGATGGTCGCGCCCAGCCCGATCGCCACCGCGGCGGCGACCAGCAGCAGAACCAGCGTCAACAACGGACGGCCCCAGCCGATCCAGCGCGGTCGCCGGCCAGCCGAGTCCTGCGGCTCGGCCACGCCGCCCCGGTCACCGGCTGTCGGCCCGGTCGCCCGTTCGACCCTGCTCACGACGGCGGCTACTTCAGCTTCCGGTAGAAGGTGAAGCGGTGCCCCGGCTCCAGGTCGGGATGGGTGATCGCGATCAGGTCACCGACCACCAGATCGGGACGGAGCACGCCGAGCTCGAAGATGTTGTTGCCGCCGGCGGCATTGACCTGCTTGCTGGGCGCCCAGATCGCTCCCGACTTGTACGCGGCCAGCTGGGCGAATCGAGGTTCGTCGGCCAATGCTTCCTTACGGGTCTTCCAGTTCGTCGAGGTGATCCAGATCTTGGCCTTGCCGGACTTGGTGAACACCTGCTCCAGGTCGGGACTGGCCGAGGACGGCGAGGTGTCGGACTGCCAGGCCCAGCTGCCGCCGGCATCGGTGATCATCTTGCCCATCACCGTCCCGCCGGTCGGCATCGTCCAGACGCCCTGGTACGGCTGGCTCAACAGCACCTCGGTCGGGTCGGCCTTCGCCGCCTTGTTGACCGCGGTCCGGTAGTCGCCGGCGATGGTGTCGAAGGTCTCGGCCGCCCGCTGTTCGGTCCCGGTCAGTGCTGCGAAGAACTTGATCCACTCGGCCTGACCGAGCGGGGTGCGCTCCAGGTATTCCGCGTCGGCCAGCACCGGGATCCCGGCCTTGCGGACCGTCGCATACGCCGGGTCGTCCATCCCCGCGGTGATCAACGCATCGGGCTGACTGGCCACGATCTTCTCCGCATCGGCGGTGCCGGCCGGAGCGAACTCGGTGACCTGGTCGCCGGCGACCCTGCTCCTGGCCGCGGCCGAGTTGATCAAGGACTTGGAGGCGACGCCGGTCAGCACGTCCAACTGCCCGAGCGCCTCCAGGCTGGGGATGTGGGTGGTCGAGGCTGAGAACAGACTGTGCACCGGGGTGCTCAGCTGTGGTGCCTCGGCCAGCTCGCCGGTCAGGTCGGGTTTCGGCGCACCGCACTTGACCAACACGTAGCTCTCCGGCTTGCCGCCGACCTCGGGCCGCTGGACGGTGATGACCTGGTACGACTTGTGGTAGCTGATGTCGAAGTTCGTTGCGTACTCGAGCTTCTGCTTGACTCCGAAGTAGTCGGTCTTCGGGTCGAAATCGCTGATGCAGCCGGGCGACCCGCTGGACGGCGCCACCCCGGGAGCAGGCGACGATCCGACCACTCCGCAGGCGGTGGCAGCCAGGGTGGTGACGATCGCGACCAGCGCCATCGCTGCCTTGCCGGGCGT
Protein-coding sequences here:
- a CDS encoding MFS transporter; translation: MGGLHTLGGEDVFRPYVRVLRLPGALIGYGATFLGSFPISMLGLSVLLLIRTSSGSMAQAGLVSGALSVGNACGLLVQGRLLDRYGQTVVLLAAGPTAGLALGGLTLAAVGHAPAPVLIMLSYLSGVAIPAVITCMRVLIPVMVSAPGDRRSAYALLGTQFNVAMISGPMVVSGLVVLSGPAAAVLTAAVAATVGGLVFAGTARSRHWRPAPAEEHRGVRLPGLLTSGMITVLGASFGAGLVGGLTSVAVPAVALTHHVTYLAGLLFAASSVGDIVAGIVYGSRVWRIALGTQLIICQIGGAVINGVLALLSGHPWAMFPAMTAGGAVQAPAGVANSALLDDVARPAFLGQSYTAMIAAGLGGSALGTTAGGRLSVLAEDWTLFVAAGTAGLAIACWTVLRRRSLSRLQTVP
- the treY gene encoding malto-oligosyltrehalose synthase, whose translation is MTRIAGNTAPRSTYRLQIRPDFTLDDATALLDYLVELGVDAVYLSPLLTSTVGSDHGYDVTDPTRIDPQRGGEPGLRRFLAAATAADLGVVVDIVPNHLGVAVAEQNPAWWDVLTYGRDSVYADWFDIDWSADKLLLPVLGEDPAELGRLRIEDGLLCYWEHRFPIAPGTDGGTAREVHDRQHYRLGSFRLAGTELGYRRFFAVNTLAAVRVEDRSVFDATHTRIRQLVADGVIGLRVDHPDGLADPGGYLDRLRALAPDSWIVVEKILEPGEELPDWPVAGSTGYDALNEIAAVFVEPSAEQPMTEVYRRLSGDRRTEDDHVREGKTQALADLFGSELRRIAALAPAQPGAAELIAAAAVRLDVYRAYLPGDARRITTVLDQLRAERPELAATADALQPRLTDAEDELAVRFGQLTGAVMAKGVEDTAFYRYNRLISSNEVGGDPGRFGMSVEDFHAAAGRRLRDWPATMTTLSTHDTKRSEDVRAAVSVLAELPDRWQAVADRLMHRCPMPDPALAQLLWQTVAAVGPIDRDRLHGYAEKAIREAATISTWLDPDDEAERAVHHALDQVYDDPELAATVAEFRALIGPAAATVAVGQKLIQLTAPGVPDVYQGTEFFDDSLVDPDNRRPVDFVARRKRLAELEHSAGPAADDRDGLKLWVTSRALRARQRLLLDDYRPVLATGPAASHLIAFDRGPLLSIATRLPYTLRSRMLPQVWGDTTVQLPPGRWLDLLTGTTHTATTAVERILDRYPVALLERR
- a CDS encoding MFS transporter is translated as MSEALTATRPSRRLRRSRVTVTAVFATQGMLFASWTAHIPLVAGRLRLDDGTLGTALLGAPLGSVLAMIIVGWLLPRLGSAVLVRATLIGYLVSGCAIGLADNAVGLFVALAVWGFFQGSLDVAMNTQGVSVERGYGRPLMSGLHGAWSIGGLLGALIGTSAVAAGIDLLPQLIIVGAVLLVTNLVLTRSMLADRNDRGDHGTKPGRRRVFSRVVLILGGVSMACMLCEGAAADWSAKYLHGNLGAPAGVSGLAYAGYLAAMVVVRLTGDWLLRRYRARTVLPVLAAASTVGMTVALLVGQPAVAVIGFAVLGLGLASVVPAAFTAAGRLSGGNAGGAIATVSALGWAGFMFGPAAIGHLADLVSLPVALGIIPVLTAVIACGVRFTAAFREPDPETGPR
- a CDS encoding DeoR/GlpR family DNA-binding transcription regulator; this encodes MDGAERRSRILTTLEGRERVGVADLAVELNASEVTIRKDLDDLAAAGALRRVRGGAVSAARRGLTAPFVVREREAYPEKERIARAAAELIGDGEAVLLDSGTTGLQTAIALADHAITLMPLSAREIAALVDAPGVALVLPGGPVRPVELAFNGAVAERGVAMMRFDTFLLTPCAITAEHGVTAYDVDDATIKRTGIDAANRVIALAEGRKLARTAMAAVCEPGEIDILITDRDAPVAATDALVELGIEVVRV
- a CDS encoding ABC transporter ATP-binding protein; the encoded protein is MIDSTSAAGVSRLRLTGLRAGYRHPHRAGLRWRRSPDRIVVDDVDATARAGQVTALLGPNGAGKSTLLRSVAGLQPLLSGSVGWRDPAGVEHDLLRMPARERARRTAVVLTERVDAGLLTGREVVELGRHPYLGLVSRLGADDHRLIDGVLADLHATEPAGQRFAELSDGQRQRLLLARALVTEPDVLILDEPSAFLDVGARVDLMSLLHRIARTRMITVLISTHEVELALRMADRLWLIHDHRLTSGTAQELIDQGLIADVFGTEHAVFDASTRTFGVRD